The Chloroflexota bacterium nucleotide sequence CCCGTCGGCGATGAGCGAGCGGTAGGGCTCGCGACGCACCTCCACCACCTCGGGCATTGAGGAGACGATGACCCGCGATCGAAGCACGACCTCCGGCGGGAGCTGCCCGGCCGACATCGAGAGGATCAGCGCGCCGGCCCGCACCCATTCGGCCTGCAGCACCGGCTCGCGCGCGTTGCTGGTTACCCCCACGACGTCCGCGCCCTCCACGGCGCGGCGCGGCTCGTCGACGGCCTCCACGGGAACCCCCAGTCGCCGCGTCATCTCCTCCGCGAAGGCGGCGCGGTGCGCCGGCGTGGGGCTGAAGACGCGGACGCGCTCGAGGCGCGGGAGCGCGTGCTTCACGGCGATCACCTGGCCGCGCGCCTGGCGACCGCTCCCCAGCATGCCCATGGTCCGCGCGCCCTCCGGGGCCAAATAGCGCGCGGCCAGGCCAGCGGGCGTGGCCGTCCGCACGACGTTGAGATCGTCGCCCGCGATGAGCGCCAGGAGCTGGCCGTTGGCTCCATCGAAGAGAAGGTTCACGAAAGAATCGGGATTGTCGAGGCGACCGACGA carries:
- a CDS encoding ornithine cyclodeaminase family protein, coding for MLLTQADLRPLAELSSELDGAFAAIQEAFLEHQRGEAKLYAGTELPLTGEQRSLRVLPSASPANGAGVRFNPLVGRLDNPDSFVNLLFDGANGQLLALIAGDDLNVVRTATPAGLAARYLAPEGARTMGMLGSGRQARGQVIAVKHALPRLERVRVFSPTPAHRAAFAEEMTRRLGVPVEAVDEPRRAVEGADVVGVTSNAREPVLQAEWVRAGALILSMSAGQLPPEVVLRSRVIVSSMPEVVEVRREPYRSLIADGRWGADRVAATMAEVIEGGTPGRTSQSETVLYEMPGMSIWDTAIMRWAYRWALANELGSTFHLSSP